Proteins from a single region of Corvus moneduloides isolate bCorMon1 chromosome 19, bCorMon1.pri, whole genome shotgun sequence:
- the ENPP7 gene encoding ectonucleotide pyrophosphatase/phosphodiesterase family member 7: MKMLLSLGLLFAALSLGRCIPLQQEPNRSKLLLVSFDGFRWNYDQDVDTPNLDTMAADGVKAKYMTPAFITLTSPCHFTLLTGRYLENHGVIHNMWFDTKTGVKLPYYTTQGISSWWDNGSLPIWITAQRQGLKTGSIHFPGTKAKYQGEEVHRKLVEPALFNYSNETNWRQSIDTVMEWFTVENLDFITLYFGEPDSSGHKFGPESTQRKDMIKQVDRTVGYLRQRIRESGLESNLNLIITSDHGMETVIKEDEIHIGNMTNFTFKDLDFELLDYGPNGLLVPKEGKLEHVYSVLKNAHPKLHVYKKEEFPKRFHYANHSRITPLLLYSDPGYVIHGKYKVQFNKGEHGFDNEAMNMKTIFRAVGPAFKKELVVEPFESVNVYALLCELLGITPEPHDGSLEVTKPMLRESDDTGNNGEQRERWWAVGMVVGSGSGGGHQR, encoded by the exons ATGAAGATGCTCCTGTCACTGGGGCTCCTCTTTGCTGCCCTCTCCTTAGGAAGATGCAtccccctgcagcaggagcccaaCCGCAGCAAACTCCTCCTGGTGTCCTTTGACGGCTTTCGGTGGAACTACGACCAGGACGTGGACACCCCCAACCTCGACACGATGGCTGCAGACGGGGTGAAGGCCAAGTACATGACTCCTGCCTTCATCACCCTCACCAGCCCGTGCCACTTCACGCTGCTGACCG GACGATACCTGGAGAACCACGGGGTGATCCATAACATGTGGTTCGACACCAAAACAGGTGTGAAACTGCCCTACTACACCACACAAGGCATAAGCAGCTGGTGGGACAACGGCAGCCTCCCCATCTGGATCACTGCCCAGAGACAG GGTTTGAAGACAGGCTCTATCCACTTCCCTGGAACAAAAGCAAAGTACCAAGGGGAAGAAGTGCACAGGAAGTTGGTGGAACCTGCATTGTTCAACTACAGCAACGAAACGAACTGGAGGCAGAGCATCGACACCGTCATGGAATGGTTCACAGTGGAGAACCTCGACTTCATCACGCTCTACTTCGGGGAGCCAGACTCCTCAGGACACAAGTTTGGCCCTGAATCCACACAGAGGAAGGACATGATCAAGCAGGTGGACAGAACCGTCGGTTACTTGAGGCAGCGCATCCGGGAAAGCGGCCTGGAATCAAACCTCAACCTCATCATCACATCTGACCACGGCATGGAGACCGTCATAAAAGAAGACGAGATTCACATCGGGAACATGACCAACTTCACATTTAAAGACCTCGACTTCGAACTCTTAGATTATGGACCAAATGGACTCCTGGTGCCCAAAGAAGGGAAATTAGAGCACGTGTACTCAGTCCTGAAAAATGCCCATCCAAAACTGCACGTTTACAAGAAAGAAGAGTTTCCAAAGAGATTTCACTATGCCAACCATTCCCGGATCACCCCACTTCTGCTGTACAGCGATCCAGGCTACGTGATCCACGGG AAGTACAAGGTCCAGTTCAATAAAGGGGAACACGGTTTCGACAATGAGGCCATGAACATGAAAACCATCTTCCGTGCCGTGGGACCAGCCTTCAAGAAGGAGCTGGTGGTGGAGCCCTTTGAAAGTGTCAATGTCTACGCCCTCCTCTGCGAGCTGCTGGGCATCACCCCCGAACCCCACGACGGCTCTCTGGAGGTTACCAAGCCCATGCTGCGTGAATCGGACGACACTGGGAACAATGGTGAGCAGCGGGAGAGATGGTGGGCAGTGGGAATGGTGGTGGGCAGCGGGAGTGGTGGTGGGCACCAGCGGTGA
- the CBX2 gene encoding chromobox protein homolog 2 produces the protein MEELSSVGEQVFAAECILSKRLRKGKLEYLVKWRGWSSKHNSWEPEENILDPRLLLAFQKKEHEKEVQNRKRGKRPRGRPRKHVEPEMPAKTKSSSSSSSTSSSSSSSSDEEDESDLEAKRGPRSRETHPVPQKKAQILVAKPDMKDTSRKKRGRKPLPPEQKAARRTVNLTKVLKTSRKEVGGSAKLVGKLQPQHSMQGSGMAVLKDPPGALAGLSSGGSSVENLPNMMKSGSASPSQAISWQSSIVHYMNRMSQSHTAAESSALGRLALKAQAASKGSLGLDLKMRSQKGSGDLGLNVQAPKTAKAPGSSAGGDQKSAFAAGGQTLPNGSKTPSSSSGAGIQPASSQELNLQALNLQSVKNGPSVASGSSLPRHLCGSLAKGSGGSTATVGAGGAKGGAVGAGLNAASAGTLPGGDGSKSKKQAHRAGDRDLAKGGSAGAQEGRAATESRKPAALSEVSTGEDTSSDSDRDSASLPAAGQNMSVSIQTSQDWKPTRSLIEHVFVTDVTANLITVTVKESPTSVGFFNLRQY, from the exons ATGGAGGAGCTGAGCAGCGTGGGAGAGCAGGTCTTCGCCGCCGAGTGCATCCTCAGCAAGCGGCTCCGCAAG GGCAAGCTGGAGTACCTGGTCAAGTGGCGAGGCTGGTCCTCCAA GCACAACAGCTGGGAGCCTGAGGAGAACATCCTGGACCCCCGGCTGCTCCTGGCTTTCCAAAAGAA GGAACACGAAAAAGAAGTGCAGAATCGGAAGAGGGGCAAGCGGCCGCGGGGCAGGCCCAGGAAACACGTG GAACCAGAGATGCCTGCGAAAACTAAGTCAAGTAGCTCCTCTTCTTCcacatcctcctcttcctcctcctcctccgaTGAAGAGGATGAAAGTGATCTGGAAGCAAAGAGAGGTCCTCGCAGCAGAGAGACGCACCCGGTGCCACAGAAGAAAGCTCAGATCCTGGTGGCCAAGCCCGACATGAAAGACACTTCCAGGAAGAAGCGTGGGCGGAAACCTCTTCCcccagagcagaaagcagctcGAAGGACCGTGAACCTGACAAAGGTGCTGAAAACGTCCCGGAAGGAGGTGGGGGGCAGTGCCAAGCTGGTGGggaagctgcagccccagcacagcatgCAGGGCTCAGGTATGGCTGTGCTGAAGGATCCACCGGGCGCCTTGGCTGGGCTCAGTTCGGGGGGGTCATCAGTGGAAAACCTGCCCAACATGATGAAGAGCGGCTCGGCGAGCCCCAGCCAGGCCatcagctggcagagctccatCGTGCACTACATGAACAGGATGTCCCAAAGCCACACTGCAGCCGAGAGCTCGGCGCTGGGCAGGCTGGCGCTGAAGGCACAGGCAGCCAGTAAGGGCAGCTTAGGGCTGGACTTGAAAATGAGGAGCCAGAAAGGCTCTGGGGATCTGGGGCTGAACGTAcaggcacccaaaactgcaaaggctcctggcagcagcGCCGGAGGGGACCAGAAATCGGCGTTTGCTGCGGGAGGCCAAACGCTGCCCAACGGCAGCAAGACGCCGTCAAGCTCGTCTGGGGCCGGCATCCAGCCAGcctccagccaggagctgaaCCTCCAGGCTCTGAACCTGCAGAGTGTCAAAAACGGGCCGAGCGTGGCCAGCGGGAGCAGCCTCCCCCGGCACCTCTGCGGCTCCCTGGCCAAGGGCTCTGGTGGCAGCACGGCCACTGTGGGTGCCGGCGGTGCCAAGGGCGGCGCGGTGGGGGCCGGGCTGAACGCTGCCAGTGCTGGGACGCTCCCAGGGGGGGACGGCAGCAAGAGCAAGAAGCAGGCACACCGGGCAGGTGACAGGGACTTGGCCAAAGGTGGCTCAGCTGGTGCTCAAGAGGGACGTGCGGCCACAGAGAGCCGCAAACCAGCCGCCCTGTCTGAAGTGAGCACAGGCGAGGACACCAGCTCGGATTCGGACCGGGATTCAGCTTCCCTCCCAGCTGCGGGTCAGAACATGTCTGTCTCCATCCAGACCAGCCAGGACTGGAAACCCACCCGCAGCCTGATTGAGCACGTCTTTGTCACCGATGTTACCGCTAACCTGATCACAGTGACAGTCAAGGAGTCCCCCACCAGCGTTGGGTTTTTCAACCTGCGGCAATACTGA
- the CBX8 gene encoding chromobox protein homolog 8 isoform X2, which translates to MELSAVGERVFAAEALLKRRIRKGRMEYLVKWKGWSQKYSTWEPEENILDARLLAAFEEREREMELYGPKKRGPKPKTFLLKAQAKAKAKTYEFRSDSSRGIRVPYPGRSPQELGSTSRAREGLRNIALAPQGSSSTSTPKGDGIRDRVIRVEEKPGETPKKRGPKPRKELYKDLAETLDASKRKLGDSGDKVGDYVKVRKMEEAAAGVAKFGSGHSVIQLARRQEPDLPGALPGPNRAEAGAETFPPRLAKHRADFLDPKGQGGLDPGGPKLLHGAVSPGAVGSLYRDGVGGPAGRPSLIARIPVSRILGDPEEESWSPSLNNLEKVVVTDVTSNFLTVTIKESSTDQGFFKEKR; encoded by the exons ATGGAGCTCTCGGCCGTCGGGGAGCGCGTCTTCGCGGCCGAGGCCCTGCTCAAGCGCCGCATCCGCAAA GGCCGCATGGAATATCTGGTCAAATGGAAGGGCTGGTCGCAGAA GTACAGCACTTGGGAACCTGAGGAGAACATCCTGGATGCCCGGCTGCTCGCAGCCTTCGAGGAGAG GGAGCGAGAAATGGAGCTTTACGGGCCCAAAAAGCGAGGCCCCAAGCCCAAAACCTTCCTGCTAAAG GCCCAGGCAAAAGCCAAAGCCAAAACCTATGAATTCCGCAGTGACTCTTCCAGGGGGATCCGGGTGCCGTATCCTGGCAGGTccccccaggagctgggctccACGTCCCGGGCTAGGGAAGGACTGAGAAACATAGCCCTGGccccccagggcagctccagcaccagcacccccaagggAGACGGCATCCGGGACCGGGTGATCCGCGTGGAAGAGAAACCTGGAGAGACCCCCAAAAAGAGAGGCCCAAAGCCCAGGAAAGAGCTTTACAAGGACCTTGCAGAGACTCTGGATGCCTCCAAGAGGAAACTGGGGGACTCGGGGGACAAGGTGGGGGACTACGTGAAGGTCAGGAAGAtggaggaggcggcggcgggggtGGCCAAGTTTGGCTCGGGACACAGCGTGATCCAGCTGGCCCGGCGGCAGGAGCCCGACCTGCCCggcgccctgcccggccccaaCCGCGCCGAGGCGGGGGCCGAGACCTTCCCCCCGCGCCTCGCCAAGCACCGTGCGGACTTTCTGGACCCCAAGGGGCAGGGGGGGCTGGACCCTGGCGGGCCCAAGCTCCTGCACGGCGCCGTGAGCCCAGGGGCCGTGGGCAGCCTGTACCGTGACGGCGTGGGGGGCCCAGCGGGGCGGCCCTCCCTCATCGCCAGGATCCCCGTCTCCAGGATCCTGGGGGACCCCGAGGAGGAGTCCTGGAGCCCCTCTCTCAACAACCTGGAGAAGGTGGTGGTAACTGATGTGACCTCTAACTTTTTGACCGTCACCATCAAGGAGAGCAGCACGGACCAAGGATTCTTTAAGGAGAAGCGATGA
- the CBX8 gene encoding chromobox protein homolog 8 isoform X1, whose translation MELSAVGERVFAAEALLKRRIRKGRMEYLVKWKGWSQKYSTWEPEENILDARLLAAFEESFGSFNTSREREMELYGPKKRGPKPKTFLLKAQAKAKAKTYEFRSDSSRGIRVPYPGRSPQELGSTSRAREGLRNIALAPQGSSSTSTPKGDGIRDRVIRVEEKPGETPKKRGPKPRKELYKDLAETLDASKRKLGDSGDKVGDYVKVRKMEEAAAGVAKFGSGHSVIQLARRQEPDLPGALPGPNRAEAGAETFPPRLAKHRADFLDPKGQGGLDPGGPKLLHGAVSPGAVGSLYRDGVGGPAGRPSLIARIPVSRILGDPEEESWSPSLNNLEKVVVTDVTSNFLTVTIKESSTDQGFFKEKR comes from the exons ATGGAGCTCTCGGCCGTCGGGGAGCGCGTCTTCGCGGCCGAGGCCCTGCTCAAGCGCCGCATCCGCAAA GGCCGCATGGAATATCTGGTCAAATGGAAGGGCTGGTCGCAGAA GTACAGCACTTGGGAACCTGAGGAGAACATCCTGGATGCCCGGCTGCTCGCAGCCTTCGAGGAGAG CTTTGGTTCTTTTAACACCTCTAGGGAGCGAGAAATGGAGCTTTACGGGCCCAAAAAGCGAGGCCCCAAGCCCAAAACCTTCCTGCTAAAG GCCCAGGCAAAAGCCAAAGCCAAAACCTATGAATTCCGCAGTGACTCTTCCAGGGGGATCCGGGTGCCGTATCCTGGCAGGTccccccaggagctgggctccACGTCCCGGGCTAGGGAAGGACTGAGAAACATAGCCCTGGccccccagggcagctccagcaccagcacccccaagggAGACGGCATCCGGGACCGGGTGATCCGCGTGGAAGAGAAACCTGGAGAGACCCCCAAAAAGAGAGGCCCAAAGCCCAGGAAAGAGCTTTACAAGGACCTTGCAGAGACTCTGGATGCCTCCAAGAGGAAACTGGGGGACTCGGGGGACAAGGTGGGGGACTACGTGAAGGTCAGGAAGAtggaggaggcggcggcgggggtGGCCAAGTTTGGCTCGGGACACAGCGTGATCCAGCTGGCCCGGCGGCAGGAGCCCGACCTGCCCggcgccctgcccggccccaaCCGCGCCGAGGCGGGGGCCGAGACCTTCCCCCCGCGCCTCGCCAAGCACCGTGCGGACTTTCTGGACCCCAAGGGGCAGGGGGGGCTGGACCCTGGCGGGCCCAAGCTCCTGCACGGCGCCGTGAGCCCAGGGGCCGTGGGCAGCCTGTACCGTGACGGCGTGGGGGGCCCAGCGGGGCGGCCCTCCCTCATCGCCAGGATCCCCGTCTCCAGGATCCTGGGGGACCCCGAGGAGGAGTCCTGGAGCCCCTCTCTCAACAACCTGGAGAAGGTGGTGGTAACTGATGTGACCTCTAACTTTTTGACCGTCACCATCAAGGAGAGCAGCACGGACCAAGGATTCTTTAAGGAGAAGCGATGA
- the LOC116453709 gene encoding collagen alpha-1(II) chain-like, which produces MSRKRDCGSQDGEILSPPESGRTFPRGRSAPWRLDTGTRFALPWVRASRVAPACAEAAVFAARGAKGAAAFCEYLAQRCPPGRPPPQSPPDLCASDRGHPGPCSAAAARSPLAHARSRSAEQRDRPVPPTVSARGPAECSAASGTDTVGFLRDSRCGDRGPVVPPHFGSAVGSQVPSVSTEDPRRDGGSGRGSEAGPGGVRGAGSRRGSPVPAGRPRSVPAGVPAGGGGAAPPARAVAAIRAGQSALTGSPGPRHRFLICSVPPPGGAVATGPRTAFCPALAGPSRGHCPLVTLLWPLRGQIRPSAVLARSAAGGTETSRLDGVQEYPATFPFPRPTPYSSRFLPLPIRKQIVFMFLQIMSKFRTPGNKSSFVRSARSLERAINGAPRPPALGSGAFPARAVRGDPRNCSAGADEGLRVCDGTPGTRRAGALPSGLSVGAPRMGPRGDSAVQCRQSGGSGHAAPKNRWLQDTRGPLPRAKLMRETPLRSWVCAPGKNGGFSPCVGTAEGKNPALRPGAWHGSRGLLRALRPAEPAVRGGCPGRRGRQCPPGVAGTPPVAQRRQPPFPGGRCHLWKAPGIHRAGEDAPGSAAFLCGTVGTRPARARRFPGGAVEHQRGFGRHGPQYRLPGGGCAARSRGGGGTRPGTGAELHLPGPVVSPTGQSLRNRAITIEGAERSSSAQVLTGVPEAGILSLPLCPSTPRSLRSSASPLRSPELKGSNRTRCRPRRWPALSHVHGGTLPPVTTSPPEPPGKPCPVMNSMSNTSTRKLTLTGISGVLWAVGIAAAWTHPRSLLLGPDTPALPGSNPGGTVGYRCRRSEQLPSCPRAARKRKGSVSGAGLGPPLGQDREPAVPVVPRGPGSSPPPSAQPGECPRKQGARVESGSGARSALRGEWGPCSDRPGDGDTLGRDHVIKGSLRRTGILGHPGNRLGSGWEL; this is translated from the exons ATGTCCCGAAAACGGGATTGTGGAAGCCAAGACGGGGAGATCCTTTCCCCACCGGAGAGCGGGAGAACCTTCCCCCGCGGCCGGTCCGCACCGTGGCGGCTGGACACGGGAACGCGCTTTGCCCTGCCGTGGGTGCGCGCATCGCGGGTGGCGCCCGCGTGCGCGGAAGCCGCCGTCTTCGCCGCGCGCGGTGCAAAGGGCGCCGCTGCCTTCTGTGAATACCTCGCCCAGCGTTGCCCCCCCGGCCGCCCTCCTCCGCAAAGCCCCCCAGATCTTTGTGCCTCAGATCGGGGTCACCCCGGTCCGTGCAGCGCCGCGGCTGCCCGTTCCCCCCTTGCCCACGCAAGGTCCCGCTCCGCGGAGCAACGGGACCGCCCCGTCCCGCCGACCGTCTCGGCCCGCGGTCCCGCCGAGTGCTCTGCCGCGAGTGGGACAGACACGGTCGGCTTCCTCCGTGACTCGCGTTGCGGAGACAGAGGACCGGTGGTCCCGCCACACTTCGGGAGTGCCGTGGGCTCCCAAGTGCCGTCGGTGTCCACGGAAGACCCGCGGCGAGATGGAGGGTCGGGAAGGGGCAGCGAGGCGGGACCGGGCGGGGTGAGGGGCGCTGGGTCCCGTCGGGGGTCTCCGGTGCCCGCGGGGCGTCCCCGCTCGGTGCCCGCGGGGGTCccggccgggggcgggggggccgctCCCCCCGCCAGAGCCGTTGCTGCGATACGGGCAGGCCAATCAGCGCTCACCGGCTCACCCGGGCCCCGGCACCGCTTCCTTATATG CTCAGTTCCACCCCCCGGCGGGGCCGTGGCCACTGGGCCGCGCACCGCGTTCTGTCCCGCCCTGGCGGGGCCCTCGCGTGGCCACTGCCCACTCGTGACGCTCCTTTGGCCGCTGCGGGGACAGATCCGTCCTTCTGCCGTCCTTGCGCGATCAGCAGCCGGCGGGACAGAGACGAGCCGGCTAGACGGGGTGCAGGAATACCCCGCAACATTCCCGTTTCCTCGCCCCACGCCGTATTCGAGCCggttcctccctctccccatccGCAAACAGATCGTGTTTATGTTCCTACAAATAATGAGCAAATTCAGAACCCCCGGGAACAAAAGCTCTTTTGTGCGGAGCGCTCGGAGCCTGGAGCGGGCGATAAACggcgccccccggccccccgccCTCGGGAGCGGCGCTTTCCCCGCCCGGGCGGTTCGAGGCGACCCGCGGAACTGCAGCGCCGGGGCTGACGAGGGGCTCCGGGTATGTGACGGCACGCCTGGAACACGGAGAGCGGGCGCTTTGCCGTCGGGGCTCTCCGTGGGCGCTCCCCGCATGGGACCGCGGGGGGATTCCGCCGTTCAGTGTCGCCAGAGCGGGGGCTCAGGGCACGCCGCCCCAAAGAACCGATGGCTACAGGACACGCGTGGACCTCTCCCACGAGCTAAGCTGATGCGGGAGACTCCCCTGCGTTCGTGGGTCTGTGCTCCTGGAAAGAACGGCGGCTTCTCTCCGTGCGTGGGGACcgcagagggaaaaaaccccgCGCTTCGCCCCGGGGCTTGGCACGGCTCCCGGGGGCTCCTGCGGGCGCTCCGCCCTGCTGAACCGGCGGTGCGGGGGGGCTGCCCGGGGCGGAGGGGGCGGCAGTGCCCCCCTGGGGTGGCGGGAACGCCGCCGGTTGCGCAGAGGCGGCAGCCGCCATTTCCAGGAGGACGGTGCCACCTATGGAAAGCACCTGGAATTCACCGGGCCGGCGAGGACGCGCCGGGAAGTGCAGCGTTTCTGTGCGGCACCGTCGGGACGAGGCCGGCCCGCGCCCGTCGCTTCCCGGGCGGGGCCGTGGAGCATCAGAGGGGGTTTGGCCGCCATGGTCCTCAGTACCGACTGCCCGGGGGAGGATGTGCGGCTCGgtcccggggcggcggcgggaccAGACCCGGGACGGGCGCTGAGCTGCATCTCCCCGGGCCGGTCGTTTCGCCGACTGGCCAAAGCCTCCGTAACCGAGCAATAACGATCGAAGGGGCGGAGAGAAGTTCTTCTGCCCAGGTGCTCACTGGAGTCCCCGAAGCCGGGATCCTCTCGCTCCCTCTGTGTCCGTCCACGCCGAGATCCCTCCGCAGCTCCGCCAGCCCCCTTCGGTCCCCGGAGCTAAAGGGCAGCAACCGTACCCGGTGCCGTCCCAGGCGTTGGCCGGCCCTGAGCCATGTCCACGGGGGCACGCTGCCTCCTGTCACCACGTCGCCTCCGGAGCCGCCGGGGAAGCCCTGCCCCGTCATGAATTCGATGTCAAACACCTCGACACGAAAACTTACTCTCACGGGAATTTCCGGGGTCTTGTGGGCCGTCGGCATCGCCGCTGCATGGACACACCCGAGATCTCTCCTCCTCGGACCGGATACCCCCGCGCTACCCGGCAGCAACCCCGGCGGCACTGTGGGATACCGGTGTCGCAGGTCGGAGCAACTCCCCAGTTGTCCCCGAGCTGCTCGGAAACGAAAAGGCAGCGTCTcgggggccgggctgggccccCCTCTCGGACAGGACCGTGAGCCGGCGGTGCCGGTGGTGCCAAGGGGTCCCGGGTCCTCGCCCCCCCCGTCGGCACAGCCCG GGGAGTGTCCACGCAAGCAGGGAGCTCGCGTGGAAAGTGGCTCCGGGGCGCGCTCTGCCCTGCGCGGCG AGTGGGGGCCGTGCTCGGATCGCCCAGGAGATGGGGACACTCTGGGGCGCGACCATGTCATAAAGGGGTCTCTTAGGCGCACCGGCATCCTCGGCCACCCGGGGAACCGGCTCGGGtcgggctgggagctgtga